In one window of Caballeronia sp. TF1N1 DNA:
- a CDS encoding FGGY-family carbohydrate kinase, whose protein sequence is MQTYYLAIDVGTGSVRAALVDARGVVRSIAAHEHEQIVPRYGWSEQRPADWWEGAARSIREVLDDVPDAASHIVAICACGQMHGTVLIDADGQLARDTAPLWNDKRTFAQVAAFCARHASASYLAKTANPATPAWPGFKLQWIKEHDPSAYERASTVFMPKDYVNFKLTGERACDWSDASTSFMMDPRTREWSQDMLTLLGLDAAKLAPIRAPLDILGGVTHEAAAATGLRAGTPVLVGGADYPVSVLGSGVFEPGLASDITGTSSIITIIADTPMLHPEVSNLATCEGLWGRFMLLDSGGDAMRWARRAFHENALSYDDVAAKAASAPVGSEGLFFLPYLTGERLGEHANSRAQFFGIAASHGLAHLHRAVLEGVAFGVRRHIALIKPEGVGIERLVAASGGAKASLWLDIKASMYRTPILVPAQLECGVIGCAILAATAHGQFARLADAVRAFVQFEREVQPDPRASDTYDRMMPIFERLYVHSQQFYDDLDRLFPDNPTST, encoded by the coding sequence ATGCAGACCTATTATCTTGCCATCGATGTCGGGACGGGCAGCGTGCGAGCCGCACTCGTCGATGCGCGTGGCGTGGTGCGCAGCATCGCCGCACATGAGCACGAGCAAATCGTGCCGCGTTACGGCTGGTCTGAGCAACGCCCAGCGGACTGGTGGGAAGGCGCCGCGCGCTCGATACGCGAAGTGCTCGACGACGTTCCGGATGCAGCTTCCCATATCGTCGCGATATGCGCATGCGGCCAGATGCACGGCACGGTGCTGATCGACGCCGATGGTCAACTCGCACGCGATACCGCGCCGCTCTGGAACGACAAGCGCACCTTCGCACAGGTCGCGGCGTTTTGCGCGCGCCACGCAAGCGCCTCGTATCTCGCGAAGACCGCGAACCCCGCGACGCCCGCGTGGCCCGGTTTCAAGCTGCAATGGATCAAGGAGCACGACCCGTCGGCTTATGAACGCGCGAGCACGGTGTTCATGCCGAAGGACTACGTGAACTTCAAACTCACGGGCGAACGTGCGTGCGACTGGAGCGATGCATCGACGAGCTTCATGATGGACCCGCGCACGCGCGAGTGGTCGCAAGACATGCTGACCTTGCTCGGGCTCGATGCCGCGAAGCTCGCGCCGATTCGTGCGCCGCTCGACATACTCGGCGGCGTGACGCACGAAGCGGCCGCCGCAACCGGTTTGCGCGCGGGTACGCCGGTGCTGGTTGGCGGCGCGGATTATCCGGTGTCCGTGCTCGGCTCGGGCGTGTTCGAGCCGGGGCTGGCATCGGATATCACGGGCACATCGTCGATCATCACGATCATCGCCGACACACCGATGCTGCATCCCGAAGTGTCGAATCTAGCGACTTGCGAAGGGCTGTGGGGACGCTTCATGTTGCTCGATTCGGGCGGCGATGCCATGCGCTGGGCGCGTCGCGCGTTCCATGAAAACGCGCTGTCCTACGACGATGTCGCTGCCAAGGCCGCAAGCGCGCCGGTGGGTTCGGAAGGTTTGTTCTTTCTGCCGTATCTCACAGGCGAGCGTCTCGGCGAGCACGCTAATTCGCGTGCACAGTTCTTCGGTATTGCGGCGAGTCACGGGCTCGCCCATCTACATCGCGCGGTGCTCGAAGGCGTTGCATTTGGCGTGCGTCGGCATATCGCGCTCATCAAGCCCGAAGGCGTGGGTATCGAGCGGCTCGTTGCGGCAAGCGGCGGCGCGAAGGCGTCGCTTTGGCTCGATATCAAGGCCAGCATGTACCGCACGCCCATTCTCGTGCCGGCGCAATTGGAATGCGGCGTGATAGGCTGCGCCATTCTTGCTGCAACCGCGCATGGCCAGTTCGCACGTCTCGCCGACGCCGTGCGCGCCTTCGTGCAGTTCGAGCGCGAAGTGCAGCCCGACCCGCGTGCGAGCGATACCTATGACCGCATGATGCCGATTTTCGAGCGCCTTTATGTGCACTCGCAGCAGTTTTACGACGATCTCGACCGACTCTTTCCAGACAACCCAACCTCTACATGA
- a CDS encoding HAD family phosphatase: protein MTNQTSSIKAVLWDMDGTLAESEPLHLSTLVAVLAHHGIEAGDELHPLIFGKTGREVHALCSERFGIDTDFADWSAFRARHYLEGAPRLVPRPGALEVYRAVKRAGITQGIVSNSSRMLLEANLRALGIEEPQLVSVSVNDVRNGKPSAEPYERAAWLMRLEPEEVVVVEDSPTGARAAIAANMRVLAWPFDDAGAALFSNDAQIVRSAEELAKALGVDLA from the coding sequence ATGACGAATCAGACTTCCTCCATCAAGGCTGTCCTTTGGGACATGGACGGCACGCTCGCCGAAAGCGAACCGCTTCATTTGAGCACGCTGGTTGCGGTGCTTGCGCATCACGGCATCGAAGCGGGCGACGAATTGCATCCGCTGATCTTCGGTAAGACAGGGCGCGAAGTGCACGCGCTGTGTAGCGAACGCTTTGGCATCGATACGGACTTCGCGGACTGGTCCGCGTTTCGCGCACGGCATTATCTCGAAGGCGCGCCTCGGCTCGTGCCGCGTCCTGGCGCGCTCGAGGTGTATCGCGCGGTGAAGCGGGCGGGCATAACGCAAGGAATCGTGTCCAATTCGTCGCGCATGTTGCTTGAAGCGAACTTGCGAGCACTGGGCATCGAGGAACCGCAACTCGTGAGCGTAAGTGTGAACGACGTGCGCAACGGCAAGCCGAGCGCCGAGCCGTACGAACGCGCGGCGTGGCTCATGCGTCTTGAGCCGGAGGAAGTGGTCGTCGTGGAAGACAGTCCCACTGGGGCGCGCGCGGCGATCGCGGCGAACATGCGCGTGCTGGCCTGGCCTTTCGACGATGCTGGCGCCGCGCTTTTTTCAAACGATGCGCAAATCGTCCGCTCCGCCGAGGAGCTTGCCAAGGCGCTGGGCGTAGATCTGGCCTAA
- a CDS encoding zinc-dependent alcohol dehydrogenase, translated as MKALTWHGKKDIRYDTVPDPQIEHPRDAIIKVSSCAICGSDLHLFDGFMPGMESGDIMGHEFMGEVVEVGAENAALKIGDRIVVPFTIFCGECDQCKRGNFSVCERSNRNKSTADKVFGHTTAGLFGYTHLTGGYAGGQAEYVRIPFADKTHVKIPDGLSDEQVLFLGDIFPTGWQAAINCDIEPTDTVAIWGAGPVGQMAIRSAFLLGAKHVVVIDCVPERLAMARVTGATTINFKEESVVERLADLTQGKGPEKCIDAVGMESHATGSFDSLYDRAKQAVMLESDRPHVLREMIYVCRPAGILSVPGVYGGLIDKIPFGASMNKGLTWRMGQTHVARWTDDLLSRIQEGQIDPSFVITHRVSLAEGPEMYKTFRDKEDGCIKVVLTP; from the coding sequence ATGAAAGCGCTTACTTGGCACGGCAAGAAGGACATTCGCTACGACACGGTACCGGACCCGCAGATCGAACATCCGCGCGACGCGATCATCAAGGTGTCGAGTTGCGCCATCTGCGGCTCGGACCTGCATCTGTTCGATGGGTTCATGCCGGGCATGGAATCCGGCGACATCATGGGCCACGAGTTCATGGGCGAAGTGGTCGAAGTCGGCGCTGAAAACGCGGCGCTCAAGATCGGCGACCGCATAGTCGTACCGTTCACCATCTTTTGCGGCGAGTGCGATCAATGCAAGCGCGGTAATTTCTCCGTGTGCGAGCGCAGTAATCGCAACAAGAGCACGGCCGACAAGGTTTTCGGACACACCACGGCGGGTCTCTTTGGCTACACGCATTTGACGGGCGGCTATGCCGGCGGCCAGGCCGAGTACGTACGCATACCTTTCGCCGATAAAACGCACGTGAAGATTCCCGATGGCCTTTCAGATGAACAAGTGCTTTTCCTCGGCGACATCTTCCCGACAGGCTGGCAAGCGGCGATCAACTGCGATATCGAGCCAACGGACACCGTGGCGATCTGGGGCGCGGGACCGGTGGGACAAATGGCGATTCGCAGCGCATTTCTGCTTGGTGCAAAGCATGTCGTCGTAATCGACTGCGTGCCTGAACGCCTTGCAATGGCGCGCGTCACGGGCGCCACCACCATCAACTTCAAGGAAGAGAGCGTGGTCGAGCGCCTCGCCGATCTCACGCAAGGCAAAGGCCCGGAAAAGTGTATTGATGCCGTTGGCATGGAGTCGCACGCCACGGGCTCGTTCGACTCGCTTTACGATCGAGCCAAGCAGGCGGTCATGCTCGAGTCGGACCGGCCGCACGTGTTGCGCGAGATGATCTACGTATGCCGTCCCGCGGGCATTCTGTCGGTACCGGGCGTCTATGGCGGACTGATCGACAAGATTCCCTTTGGCGCCTCGATGAACAAGGGCCTCACCTGGCGCATGGGTCAGACGCACGTGGCTCGCTGGACCGACGACCTGCTCAGCCGCATTCAGGAAGGTCAGATCGACCCCTCGTTCGTCATCACGCACCGCGTCTCGCTTGCGGAAGGACCGGAAATGTACAAGACCTTCCGCGACAAGGAGGACGGTTGCATCAAGGTGGTACTCACACCCTGA
- a CDS encoding CsbD family protein — translation MNKDQKEGIKEQIKGWTDTAIGTLTGNEDRKLKGDVEITNGANRKDYGDQKDNMEKGIEDPGEPTNK, via the coding sequence ATGAACAAGGATCAGAAAGAAGGCATCAAGGAACAAATAAAGGGCTGGACCGACACGGCCATCGGCACACTCACCGGCAATGAAGATCGCAAGCTGAAGGGTGACGTCGAGATAACGAACGGTGCGAATCGAAAGGACTACGGTGACCAGAAGGACAATATGGAAAAGGGCATCGAAGATCCCGGCGAGCCAACCAACAAGTAA
- a CDS encoding ABC transporter permease produces the protein MQDQRNTVLTERVANRWVRVHTAIVLFFLIAPILAIIPLSFNSGSYFSYPMQGFSMRWYEQALTSADWQRSLLNSIGIGAASTLIATCLGTLAALGLSRAQFPWRSLIMPIIISPMIVPIVVVAAGFYLIFAPLGLVNSYPGVVLAHAALGTPFVVITVTASLLSFDQSLLRAASGLGAAPWITFRRVTLPLIMPAVATGSVFAFATSFDEVIVILFIGGPDQKTVPRQMWSGIRDSIDPSILAVATMLIVFAVLLFASINWLRGRAAAASQALG, from the coding sequence ATGCAAGATCAACGCAATACCGTGCTGACCGAACGCGTGGCGAATCGCTGGGTGCGCGTGCATACGGCGATCGTCCTGTTCTTTCTGATCGCGCCCATCCTCGCGATCATTCCGCTCTCGTTCAATTCGGGTTCGTACTTTTCATATCCGATGCAGGGCTTTTCAATGCGCTGGTACGAGCAGGCGTTGACGAGCGCGGACTGGCAGCGCTCGCTATTGAACAGCATCGGCATTGGCGCGGCGTCGACGTTGATCGCGACCTGTCTCGGCACGCTGGCCGCGCTGGGCCTGAGCCGCGCGCAATTTCCGTGGCGCTCGCTCATCATGCCCATCATCATTTCACCGATGATCGTACCCATCGTCGTCGTGGCTGCGGGCTTCTATCTAATCTTCGCGCCGCTCGGTCTCGTCAACTCGTATCCGGGTGTCGTGCTCGCGCATGCGGCGCTTGGTACGCCATTCGTGGTCATCACCGTGACGGCTTCGCTGCTGTCGTTCGATCAGAGCCTGCTGCGCGCGGCGTCCGGTCTTGGCGCGGCGCCATGGATCACGTTCAGGCGTGTGACGTTACCGCTGATCATGCCTGCAGTCGCCACAGGCAGCGTGTTTGCCTTTGCCACTTCATTCGATGAAGTCATCGTGATTCTATTCATCGGCGGGCCGGATCAGAAGACCGTGCCGCGTCAGATGTGGAGCGGCATCCGCGATTCGATCGACCCGTCCATACTGGCGGTCGCGACCATGCTGATCGTCTTCGCCGTGCTGCTTTTTGCGAGCATCAACTGGCTGCGCGGACGTGCAGCGGCGGCCAGTCAGGCGCTCGGCTGA
- a CDS encoding ABC transporter permease, with product MSVSAKAAPSGSPRSADGHASYQKARRRASLQALLLALPLIVFLLSTFIAPIALLLARSVQNREVPDSMPALTRALDAWDGHGVPDERTFALLAAGLKEAQQSGQLGTVARRLNFAQAEFRSLLMRTARSLPADAPPAWKPALIETDERWNSPEIWRLLKRAAASPTPDYLLAAVDAQVTPQGKIASMPADSSVFREAFVRTISISATVTLMCLVLGYPVAWLLANLPAKSSNRLMLFVIVPFWTSLLVRTTAWYVLLQPGGVINSLLMGLGLASHPVPLIFNRAGVLIGMTHVLLPYMILAIFSVMKSVSPVYMRAAKSLGAHPFTAFMRVYVPQTLPGVGAGCFLVFVLALGYYITPALLGGAGDEMISQLIAIQTNTQLNWGLAGALSAYLVIFTAVFYFLFNRIVGIDRLRFG from the coding sequence ATGTCCGTATCCGCAAAGGCCGCGCCATCGGGCTCTCCTAGAAGCGCCGACGGCCACGCGTCTTATCAGAAGGCGCGTCGCCGTGCATCGTTGCAAGCGCTGTTGCTTGCGTTGCCGCTGATCGTGTTTCTGTTGTCTACCTTTATCGCGCCGATTGCGCTACTGCTCGCGCGCAGCGTGCAGAATCGCGAAGTCCCCGACAGCATGCCCGCCCTCACGCGCGCGCTCGATGCCTGGGACGGCCACGGCGTGCCCGACGAACGCACCTTCGCATTGCTGGCCGCCGGCCTCAAGGAAGCCCAGCAAAGCGGTCAGCTCGGGACCGTGGCGCGCCGTCTGAACTTCGCGCAAGCGGAGTTTCGCAGCCTGTTGATGCGTACCGCACGCAGCCTGCCCGCCGATGCACCACCCGCATGGAAACCCGCGCTCATCGAAACCGACGAGCGCTGGAATTCCCCGGAAATCTGGCGCTTGCTCAAGCGCGCCGCTGCATCGCCCACGCCCGACTACCTGCTCGCAGCGGTCGATGCGCAAGTGACACCGCAAGGCAAGATAGCGTCCATGCCGGCCGATTCATCGGTGTTTCGCGAGGCGTTCGTGCGTACCATCTCCATCAGCGCAACCGTCACGCTCATGTGTCTCGTGCTCGGTTACCCCGTTGCGTGGTTGCTCGCCAATCTGCCCGCTAAGAGCAGCAACCGTCTCATGCTGTTTGTGATCGTGCCGTTCTGGACCTCGCTTCTCGTGCGCACGACCGCCTGGTATGTGCTGCTGCAACCGGGCGGCGTCATCAACAGCCTGCTCATGGGGCTGGGCCTTGCGTCGCATCCCGTGCCGCTCATCTTCAATCGCGCGGGCGTGCTGATCGGCATGACGCACGTGCTGCTGCCTTATATGATCCTCGCCATCTTCTCGGTGATGAAAAGCGTATCGCCCGTTTATATGCGTGCAGCGAAGTCGCTGGGCGCGCATCCGTTCACTGCGTTCATGCGGGTCTATGTGCCGCAGACGCTGCCGGGCGTGGGCGCGGGATGCTTCCTCGTGTTCGTGCTAGCGCTCGGCTACTACATCACGCCTGCGCTACTCGGCGGCGCGGGCGATGAAATGATCAGCCAGCTCATCGCCATTCAGACCAACACGCAGCTCAACTGGGGACTCGCGGGCGCGCTGTCGGCGTACCTCGTGATCTTCACGGCGGTCTTCTATTTCCTCTTCAACCGCATAGTCGGCATCGACCGGCTGCGTTTCGGTTGA
- a CDS encoding ABC transporter substrate-binding protein, which yields MRTFIKTQCAALALCAFSSITVQAAETLSVVTFGGAYEAAAKKAYFEPFTQATGVGFSTESYDGGLAKLSAMEQAKNTTWDLIDLETNDAITACDEGLLMKFDKKTLGKTSDFIPGSILDCAVASMVWSTVYAYDASKLKTAPTSVNDFFDLQKFPGKRGLRKSPKVTMEWALIADGVDPKDVYKVLGTPAGVDRAFKKLDTIKKNIVWWESGAQAPQLLADGAVAMTQVYNGRIDDAAKKDNKPFKAVWDAQVYDFEWWGIPTGAKNANTAAKFIISASQPKAYADLTKYIAYAPPRKDAIELVDKQRLADLPTSPANFKRAVQINANFWADNADQINKRFQVWLTQ from the coding sequence ATGCGCACTTTTATCAAAACTCAATGCGCGGCACTCGCGTTATGCGCGTTTTCCAGCATCACCGTTCAGGCTGCAGAGACACTTTCGGTCGTGACGTTCGGCGGCGCTTATGAAGCCGCTGCGAAGAAGGCTTATTTCGAGCCCTTTACGCAAGCCACGGGCGTTGGCTTCTCGACGGAATCGTACGACGGCGGCTTGGCCAAGCTCTCCGCGATGGAACAGGCGAAGAACACGACGTGGGACCTGATCGACCTCGAAACCAACGACGCGATCACCGCTTGCGACGAAGGTCTTCTCATGAAGTTCGACAAGAAGACGCTCGGCAAGACGAGCGACTTCATTCCCGGCTCCATCCTCGATTGCGCAGTGGCGAGCATGGTGTGGTCCACCGTCTACGCCTACGATGCGAGCAAGTTGAAGACCGCGCCGACCAGCGTCAACGACTTCTTCGACTTGCAGAAGTTTCCCGGCAAGCGCGGCCTGCGCAAGTCGCCAAAGGTGACGATGGAATGGGCGTTGATCGCCGACGGCGTCGATCCCAAGGATGTCTATAAGGTGCTTGGCACGCCAGCTGGCGTGGATCGCGCATTCAAGAAGCTCGACACCATCAAGAAGAACATCGTGTGGTGGGAGTCGGGTGCGCAGGCGCCGCAGTTGCTCGCCGACGGCGCAGTGGCGATGACACAGGTCTATAACGGCCGTATCGACGATGCAGCGAAGAAGGACAACAAGCCCTTCAAGGCCGTGTGGGACGCGCAGGTGTACGACTTCGAATGGTGGGGCATTCCGACGGGCGCGAAGAACGCAAACACGGCGGCCAAGTTCATCATCTCGGCATCGCAGCCGAAGGCGTATGCGGATCTTACGAAGTACATCGCTTATGCGCCGCCGCGCAAGGACGCTATAGAACTGGTGGACAAGCAGCGTCTTGCCGACCTGCCGACCTCGCCTGCCAACTTCAAGCGCGCCGTGCAGATCAACGCGAATTTCTGGGCCGACAATGCCGATCAGATCAACAAGCGCTTTCAGGTGTGGCTGACGCAGTAA
- a CDS encoding ABC transporter ATP-binding protein: MPDASFISFTGVSKSYDGVHYVVEDLNLDVRKGEFLSLLGPSGSGKTTTLMMLAGFESPTQGEIRLDGKRLDDKPPHLRDIGMVFQNYALFPHLTIAENVAFPLSVRHVSRADQKARVKRALEMIELPHLANRRPSQLSGGQQQRVALARALVFEPSVVLMDEPLGALDKRLRETMQYEIMRLHRELSLTIVYVTHDQAEALTMSDRVAVFSDGRIQQAATPGELYENAQNAFVANFVGENNGLIGRVASTSDEWATLALADGNIIRGRCEPGLTEGDEAMLALRPERAHIPSAEGSHVDEHSNVVRARVEELVYCGDHHRVHLKLGTRDNLVVKLPNTQRHALPADGSTVDVAWRHDDCKILAMSASRSVSTPLSSTPSSTSITTPATAGAN, translated from the coding sequence ATGCCTGACGCTTCCTTTATCTCGTTCACGGGCGTGAGCAAGTCTTATGACGGCGTGCATTACGTCGTCGAAGACTTGAATCTCGACGTGCGCAAGGGAGAATTCCTGTCGCTGCTCGGGCCATCGGGCTCAGGCAAAACGACCACGCTCATGATGCTCGCGGGATTCGAATCTCCCACGCAAGGCGAGATTCGTCTCGATGGCAAACGTCTCGACGACAAGCCGCCGCATCTGCGCGATATCGGCATGGTGTTTCAGAACTACGCGCTGTTTCCGCATCTGACGATTGCAGAGAACGTCGCGTTCCCGCTCTCCGTGCGCCACGTAAGCCGCGCCGATCAGAAGGCGCGTGTCAAGCGCGCGCTCGAAATGATCGAACTGCCGCATCTCGCGAACCGGCGTCCTTCGCAGCTTTCCGGTGGGCAGCAACAGCGCGTGGCGCTCGCGCGCGCACTCGTCTTCGAACCGAGCGTCGTGCTCATGGACGAACCGCTCGGCGCACTCGACAAGCGTCTGCGCGAAACCATGCAATACGAGATCATGCGGCTGCATCGCGAGTTGTCGCTCACCATCGTCTATGTCACGCACGATCAGGCCGAAGCGCTGACCATGTCGGACCGAGTCGCCGTGTTTTCCGATGGCCGTATTCAGCAAGCCGCCACGCCCGGCGAACTCTATGAGAACGCGCAGAACGCTTTCGTCGCGAACTTCGTGGGCGAGAACAACGGCCTCATTGGCCGCGTGGCCAGTACGAGCGACGAATGGGCGACCCTGGCCCTCGCGGACGGCAACATCATTCGTGGACGATGCGAACCCGGCCTCACCGAAGGCGACGAAGCCATGCTCGCGCTGCGCCCCGAACGCGCGCACATTCCGAGCGCGGAAGGTTCGCATGTCGACGAACACAGCAACGTGGTGCGCGCCCGAGTCGAAGAACTCGTTTATTGCGGCGATCATCATCGCGTGCACCTGAAGCTCGGCACGCGCGACAACCTCGTCGTCAAGCTGCCGAACACTCAGCGTCACGCCTTGCCCGCGGATGGCAGCACGGTCGATGTCGCCTGGCGCCACGACGACTGCAAGATACTTGCGATGAGCGCGTCCAGAAGCGTGTCCACACCTCTTTCTTCCACACCGTCGTCAACTTCAATCACCACGCCCGCTACAGCAGGAGCCAACTGA
- a CDS encoding SRPBCC family protein translates to MTSQARTIPITALVDELRAGCERSFNDAHAMPPGVYTSADFLSLEERDIFEREWQCVGRASALKLPGDYLTARIGAQPIVVLRDEQMQLKAMSNVCLHRMSVLLEGRGNVRRIVCPYHAWNYSLDGALQGAPLMDRQEGFCKESYKLPAVRCEEWQGWIYVTLDDQARPVSEQLADLSGLIDAYGMEHYIETFYEEHVWDTNWKILAENFMESYHLPMLHRATVGPHSRLEEMECPPGFPAFNYHWITKEASLPIGNAHPDNTRLTGHWRKTTALLAIYPTHLVTLTPGYFWYLVLQPQGVGRVHIRFGGGLAPEFIADPEANAHMASLKTLLDEVNAEDKRGVEAVFRGVHAPLAKPGHLSHLERPNYDFARYLASKVGAH, encoded by the coding sequence ATGACCAGCCAGGCAAGAACGATCCCGATCACGGCACTCGTCGACGAGTTGCGCGCCGGTTGCGAACGATCGTTCAACGACGCGCATGCCATGCCGCCTGGCGTCTACACCTCCGCCGATTTTTTGTCGCTCGAAGAGCGCGACATCTTCGAACGCGAATGGCAATGCGTTGGCCGCGCAAGCGCCTTGAAGTTGCCGGGCGACTACCTGACGGCGCGCATTGGCGCACAGCCTATCGTGGTGTTGCGCGATGAGCAGATGCAACTCAAGGCGATGTCCAACGTCTGCCTGCATCGCATGTCGGTTCTGCTCGAAGGGCGCGGCAACGTGCGCAGGATCGTGTGTCCATATCATGCATGGAATTACTCGCTGGATGGCGCGTTGCAAGGCGCACCCCTGATGGACCGTCAAGAAGGCTTCTGCAAGGAAAGCTATAAGTTGCCCGCCGTGCGGTGTGAAGAATGGCAAGGCTGGATCTATGTAACGCTCGACGATCAAGCGCGGCCGGTCAGTGAACAGCTTGCCGATTTGAGCGGGCTCATCGATGCCTACGGCATGGAACACTACATCGAAACTTTCTATGAAGAGCACGTGTGGGACACCAACTGGAAGATCCTCGCTGAAAACTTCATGGAGAGCTATCACCTGCCCATGCTGCATCGCGCGACAGTAGGACCGCATTCACGTCTTGAAGAGATGGAATGCCCACCGGGCTTTCCCGCATTCAATTACCACTGGATCACGAAGGAAGCGTCTCTGCCCATTGGTAACGCGCATCCGGACAACACGCGGCTTACGGGACACTGGCGCAAGACCACGGCGCTGCTGGCGATCTATCCGACGCATCTCGTCACGCTCACACCTGGCTACTTCTGGTATCTCGTGCTGCAACCGCAAGGCGTTGGCCGCGTGCATATTCGTTTCGGCGGCGGTCTTGCGCCCGAGTTCATCGCCGACCCAGAAGCGAATGCGCATATGGCCTCGCTCAAGACCTTGCTCGATGAAGTCAACGCGGAAGACAAGCGCGGCGTCGAAGCGGTTTTTCGTGGCGTGCATGCGCCGCTTGCAAAGCCCGGTCATCTCAGCCATCTCGAACGGCCCAACTATGACTTCGCGCGCTATCTCGCCAGCAAGGTTGGCGCGCATTGA
- a CDS encoding LysR family transcriptional regulator, whose protein sequence is MENHPLRYSLRQLRYFVVTAEVLSFTAAARRLHISQPSISTALADLEISFGVQLFIRHHAAGLSLTQAGRDLLGQARNLLKIAEELQMAAKEMDGGMTGSIALGCLVSLAPPLMPGLISRFTGEHAGISFRTVEAHQDGLLRGLHDGSLDIALTYSLDLTEDIAFTPLLSLPPYVILPKTHRLARARKVSLADLEAEPYVMLDLPHSREYFAALFDAVGNRPVPAFRSSQPEVVRGMVANGLGYSILNFPLKSNRTVDGEDFVIKRFKDTVNATTLGIAQSRTMKPRQVVQRFASFCENYIRRLHLDA, encoded by the coding sequence ATGGAAAATCACCCTTTGCGTTACTCGCTTCGGCAATTGCGCTACTTCGTCGTGACGGCGGAAGTGCTGTCTTTTACAGCCGCCGCGCGGCGCCTGCACATTTCGCAGCCGTCGATCTCCACCGCGCTCGCGGACCTCGAAATATCGTTTGGCGTGCAGCTCTTCATACGGCATCACGCGGCGGGATTGTCGCTTACGCAAGCAGGCCGAGACCTTCTGGGGCAAGCGCGCAACCTGCTAAAAATAGCCGAAGAATTGCAAATGGCCGCTAAGGAAATGGATGGCGGCATGACGGGCTCGATCGCGCTCGGCTGCCTCGTTTCACTTGCGCCGCCGCTCATGCCGGGGCTCATAAGCCGCTTTACCGGCGAGCATGCAGGGATCTCCTTTAGGACCGTCGAGGCGCATCAGGATGGCCTGCTAAGAGGCTTGCACGACGGCTCGCTCGATATTGCGCTGACCTATAGCCTGGATTTGACCGAGGACATCGCGTTTACGCCACTGCTTTCTCTGCCGCCTTATGTCATCTTGCCGAAGACGCACCGGCTAGCCCGCGCGCGCAAGGTCTCATTAGCGGATCTCGAAGCGGAGCCTTACGTGATGCTGGATTTACCGCATAGCCGAGAATATTTCGCGGCCCTTTTCGATGCCGTCGGCAACCGGCCGGTTCCCGCATTTCGGTCGTCGCAGCCTGAAGTCGTGCGCGGCATGGTGGCTAACGGCTTAGGCTATAGCATCCTCAATTTTCCGCTCAAATCGAATCGCACCGTAGATGGTGAAGACTTCGTGATTAAGCGCTTCAAGGACACCGTCAACGCAACGACGCTAGGCATTGCGCAATCGCGCACCATGAAGCCGCGCCAAGTGGTGCAACGCTTCGCCTCGTTTTGTGAGAACTATATCCGGCGGCTGCATCTAGACGCCTAA